The uncultured Methanolobus sp. sequence CACTGGTTGCAAGCAAAAATCCTGTGGATAAAGCCAGGCATAATAAAAAAATAATTGGGTTGAATAAATTAAGTTTTCCCCGCACTCTCATCGTTCCACCTTTTTTTTTCAACTTTTTACCCAATTTACTATTCTAAGGCTTCACGAAGGGTTTTGATCTCATAAAGATCCTTTATCGCAGGGACTATATCCTGACCGGCCCTCTCAGAGTTTGCCAGCTCACCCGCATATTTCACGTCCAGCAGCTTCTTTCTGGTGATATATTCCCCATCCTGCATCTTCAGTACATGATGCAGAATATTATTGCTGCTCTGTTCATATACCTTCCAGTAACCTCCACCTGAAGTTAATGGAGATATGTTGTCAAGGAAACTTGTAGCTGCAAGCAACGTGAGTGTTACCTCCCATGGCTTTGCATGAGAATGAGTGATCACACGGGCATCCTGAGAACTCTTGAGTGACATTATGGCATTGATATCTGTAGATATCGTACTGTTCACAACTGATGATGAAATGTATGAAGAACGTGAACCTATCACAAGTCCTACTTTTCCAAAAGTCCATTTTTCAGTGGTGCTTATAGGTATCATCTGGTTGTGGATTCCCAGTTTATAGTTTTCAAGCAATGAAGGATATGTAGCTTTTACTTCAGAAAGCAGGTTGTTAAGCTCATTCATTCCGTTGTCATCGTTGTCAAGATTCGTAAGATCTGACATTTCACCAATAAGGGACAGTATCTTCGGATTGATCTCTCCGACCTTTGTCCTGTAAAGACTTTTATCGGTCTTGTTCTTAGATTTACTCATCTCATTTATTGATGACATGAAATGATAGAACGATTCATAATGCTTGTTGAGATCTCTTCTGGAGCTGAAGGTCTTTTCATGGAGCTCTTCGGCATGGTCCATCATATCGGCAAGAGAGCGCTTTTCACCGACATCTTCATTTATGGATTCAATGTCCTCGGTTATGGATCTGGATTTCAGGAAATAGCCTTCCTTTTTGAGATACACTTCTGTCAGGCAATCCCTTAAAGAACCGATCAGCTCACTTCTTTCTGTCTGATCGAAAATAGCATCAACCCTGTCATAATTTACTGAGTCTTTACCGACATCACCCAATAATGAATTAATTGTCTGGGTTTTAATCTCAGAGGCTTTTTTATGCAGACCCTTGTTCAGGAAATCATCTGGAATATAGAATTCAAAAGGACTGTTGATCTGGATATTCCAGTATTTGGCATTGGATTTGATATAATCTTCTTTTTCCTTTTTCATTGCCTCATACTTTCTGATCTTCTTTTTCTTATCGCCCTTAATAAACCCGACAATGCTTCCGCCTTTTTCCTGTTTCTTCTTTTCAGACTCATAGAAATAATAGAGTGCTATGGACTCTATCAGGTTAATCAGGCCATCATAACTACCCTCTATCTCATAAGATAGATCTTTGAACTCCTGCTGCATTGCAGGAACATTAGCAGCCCGCAGCCAGCTACTCTTATCCCTGGATTTTATGTCACCGCTCTTTACCTGGGAAATGAACTCTTCAAGTTTCATTTTCAGGTCTCTCTCTTTCTCATCCAGAGACTGGACCTTCCGATTGATAACAAGGTACTGATCGATCTCTTTCTCATTATCAGAAAGCTTTTGGTCTGCTTTTTTAGTTACCTGACTTTTCAGTAGTTCGGCACCGTCGGATTCTTCTTCCTTTTCCATAATCTGCTTCTCAAGCTCCCTCATTTCATCCTTCAGTTTTTTTGCCTTTGTATTCATGTTACTGATAGTAGATGACATATTCTGGTTGCCTTTGAGCATATCGATAAGAGTTGACCTTACTGATTCCTCTGTTACACCGGATACACTCTTAAAAAGAAGGGCGGTTCCTTCAAGAACCTCGATGCTGTCCGGTATGAGATTTGCCAGTTTCTTATCATTTTCATCGGTAAGTTCATTAGATTGAACACTTCGTGAACCGGATTTGACTTTGGACAGGTATTCAACCATATCATCAAACGTACTTATCCTGTCGATCTGCATTTCAGCCGGAATCTGGTTTGCAATGAAATATTCGATTGTATCCACACTCTTATAATTGAGCAAATGGCCAATCTCATGCTTGAGGACATTTTCGATATTCTTGTATTCTTTCTTTATATATTCGAAATTCTCCTTTGTAGGAGCAGTCTCCTTGAAAGAATACTGGTTATCCAGGAACGATGAAACCTGCTGGTTCAGTTCTTTCCTTGAAGTGGTTATCATCTCAAGGGAATTAATAATCTCTTCATACTGGTTCTTAAGTCCACGGAGATCCTCTATCGGATACTCGATCACATGGGAATTTGCGAAAATGAATGATGAAAAAGATCCTTTCACATCACTTATATTAATGTCACCGGTTTCCACATGGAAGAAATTGGTGAACACATTGGGGAACATCGCATCAAACTCATGAACTTCTTCACGGGCCTCTTCTCCCTTCTTGTATCCTGTGGGACCCAGGGATGTGACAATCACATTATTGAACAGCCTCTCAGTCATATTAAGGTATTCAAGCTCTGAGAGAGCAATTGAAGCGTTAAGCTGTTCCTTTTCTCCTTCCTGTGTTGTCGGAAGAACTACAAAGAGACATAACTGTGTGGAATCGCCTTTGAATGAGCGTATGTAGCGTGCAAGGTCAATGAACATACCCGAACCTGTACCGCCTCCAAGACCCACGACAATAGCCACGCTTCCCCTGCTTGAAAAAGTGGGGAATCCGCTGGATTCGCCTTCTGTTATGACCTTGTAGAATATGGCTTTGGAAATCGCCCTCCTGCGGTGCACTCCACCACCGAAGTCATCCATAGCAAGGTGATCAATCTTCAGCAGATCCTCAAAAGCAATGCCATTTTCAGAATCATCATTAAGCCACCAGGTCTTAACTTTCGGTTCAGATCTTTTATTCTTGACTTTCTCAGCAATCTCCTTGCTGGCAAGATCAGGAACCTGGCTGATGTTTGCAAGAGAAGGCAGATAATAGAACTTGGTTTCTATACTCCCCTGTGCCCCACATTCTATTATTTTGTTTTTGAGCTGGGAAATACGTACTTCATCACCTTCTTTCTCATTAGCATCAGCGTCCATGGTATATACTTTCAGGCGCCTGCCATCGGCAGAATAATGTTTCAGGAACCAGTCGTTGTTGCATATCTCCATTGTCAGCCTTTTTCCACAACCACCAACACCAACTATTGTCATATCGGTGGGTAATTGAAGTGGCGGTATGATTTTTTCGTTACTCATATGTCATCATCCTCGTAGTCGTCGTCTGAATTGCCTATACGAATGCCGATTATTGCACCAATGATAAGTGCGGCTATGATACCACCCACTGCCAGATACAATGAGACTTCAGGTCCTTCTTCTTCATCAGAATTAAGATAATCTGCAAGTTCATTGGCTTCATTAACAAGTCCCTTGTCAAAAAGATCCGTGAGATAGTTCCTCATAAAAGAATTTTCGATGGTGTCAAGTTTAGCTTCAAAGGATTCGATCTCAGGCACCTCTATTATAAATGTCCTGGTGTCACTGTCCTTCAGGCTGTTCTTCTCGTCATCAAGCAGATTAAAACGATAGTAAGCGTAACCTGTCCTTTTTTCATCGAGTTTTATGAGAGTTACTTTGTCTGTCTGGACAACTTCCCTGACAACCGGTACTTTTCCCTGTATGTGAACGAGGACTTCCTCATCACTGTCATTCAGGTCCAGGACATAATTGTTGGAATTGCTTGTAATATTGAATTCTGTAAAATTGAAAAGAGGATTACTTCCATATGCTTCAAGGTCGGTCTCAAACGAGATGTAATCCGCAGACTGGGGGATTCCGGAAATCGTCAGATCATATTCTACAATATCACCTTCGTTTGCCTCATCAGGCAGATCACCTGCAATGTCCACGTCTACTGCGGAAACGTTTGATATAAGAGAGATAAGAATAAAGAAACAAAGTACAGTTTCAACTAATATTATATTGCGTGTTTTCATGCTTTAACCCCAAAATACTGACTCATTGCGATAATATCAAACTGAAATTATTGTCCCACAAGTCAATTATTTTGCATATAGACTCAATCATCTAACTATATATTCTTTTTGATTTTATTGAGGTTTAAAAATATTCTTCCGGAAATCAATATGGAAATAAACGGGAAAGTGGAAGTATCAAAAACACTCAGCATCAAAATATCAAAACCATTATATCCCATAACTACCCTACTACACCCTCGTTAGAGTAACACAAATCTAAATTAGAATATTACTATATCCAAAAAAGAAGGTTATATTATGAGTGAAAAAATCGGAATTTTAGCTATTGGACACGGCAGCAGATTACCATACAACAACCAGGTTGTCACAGAGATCGCCAACATGATCGCAGAAGCTCACCCTGAATACGTTGTGAAGGCAGGGTTCATGGAGAACAGTGAGCCTACAGTCGAAGAGGCACTCATGTCATTTGAAGGCACTGGAGTAACAACAATCGCTGCGGCACCAGTATTCCTTGCATCAGGCATTCACATCACAAAAGATATTCCTGCAATCCTTAAACTGGACCCTGAGACAAACGAAGGTGAACTCGAGCTTGACGGAAATAAGGTCAAGATCGTATATGCAAAGCCTCTTGGAAGCGATGAACTCATTGCAGACCTCATCTACAAAAGAGCACAGGAAGTACTTTAAACTGTGTCACTGACACAGTACTCTTTTTTGTTGTAAGAAACACAACACTTTTTTTAAATTTGTCAATGGCAAAATTCAGGATTTCCACAGAGCCTAATTAGCAGTTATTTTAAAATCATTTACTTTTGGTCTATCCAGGAAATAATCAACTCTTATTTTTGGATTTTACCCAAATAAAAGAGCAATATTTGTCCCTAAATCAAAAAAATATATAAGCCTTCTTGATTATGTAGTAGCATGCAGGAAATTACAGGACTTGAACTCTCTCCTAAAAAAGTGGAATACCTCAAGTTTCTTTTAAACAAGGGAAAGCGAGTACGTACAACAGATATATCTTCTGAGCTTAATGTTGATCCCTCTACAACTACAAAAACAATAAACGATCTTTCTGATTCCGGTTATGTAGATCATGTTCCTTATCGGGGTGTCTGCCTTACTGAAAAAGGCAGGGACCATGCCGAGTTTTTCGTAAACAGGCATAACATATTGAGTCTGATGCTTACTCATTATGGCCTGTCATCTGAGGAAGCATGCGATGAGGTTTCCCGCTTTGAGTCATTCGTTTCCAAACCTGCAATTGACATTATTTGTAATGCAATGGGCCATCCTACGGTGAGTGGTTGTGGCACGATTAATCATAATTCTTGTGGTTCTCGTCGTTGATGACTCAAAGGTTTGTAAATGGCCATAATTTGCAGTCATACCAAACAGTTTGCTATGTTACAAAAAAAGGATGGAGTGGATGAAAAGTAGAACCATCTATATATGTGAGTGCTTCAATACAACTATGCATCCAACAAAGGAGAAATCATAAATGACAACAAGATGTTATGAAATGAGGAAAGGACAGAAATTAGTGTGCAAAGACTGTGGGTTCGAACTGGTTGTAGAGAAAGAGTGTGACAAGCATTGTAAAGAAGACGGATGCTGCGCCACTGAAGGATTTATGTGCTGCGGCGCACCTATGGCACTGGTGTGAATTGGCAGAAAACTTTTTATTTTTTTTGAAATTCATAGTGGATGAAAAAAGTTTCTTTATCCACATATAGGTCATCTACCTTAAAGGTG is a genomic window containing:
- a CDS encoding tubulin-like doman-containing protein produces the protein MSNEKIIPPLQLPTDMTIVGVGGCGKRLTMEICNNDWFLKHYSADGRRLKVYTMDADANEKEGDEVRISQLKNKIIECGAQGSIETKFYYLPSLANISQVPDLASKEIAEKVKNKRSEPKVKTWWLNDDSENGIAFEDLLKIDHLAMDDFGGGVHRRRAISKAIFYKVITEGESSGFPTFSSRGSVAIVVGLGGGTGSGMFIDLARYIRSFKGDSTQLCLFVVLPTTQEGEKEQLNASIALSELEYLNMTERLFNNVIVTSLGPTGYKKGEEAREEVHEFDAMFPNVFTNFFHVETGDINISDVKGSFSSFIFANSHVIEYPIEDLRGLKNQYEEIINSLEMITTSRKELNQQVSSFLDNQYSFKETAPTKENFEYIKKEYKNIENVLKHEIGHLLNYKSVDTIEYFIANQIPAEMQIDRISTFDDMVEYLSKVKSGSRSVQSNELTDENDKKLANLIPDSIEVLEGTALLFKSVSGVTEESVRSTLIDMLKGNQNMSSTISNMNTKAKKLKDEMRELEKQIMEKEEESDGAELLKSQVTKKADQKLSDNEKEIDQYLVINRKVQSLDEKERDLKMKLEEFISQVKSGDIKSRDKSSWLRAANVPAMQQEFKDLSYEIEGSYDGLINLIESIALYYFYESEKKKQEKGGSIVGFIKGDKKKKIRKYEAMKKEKEDYIKSNAKYWNIQINSPFEFYIPDDFLNKGLHKKASEIKTQTINSLLGDVGKDSVNYDRVDAIFDQTERSELIGSLRDCLTEVYLKKEGYFLKSRSITEDIESINEDVGEKRSLADMMDHAEELHEKTFSSRRDLNKHYESFYHFMSSINEMSKSKNKTDKSLYRTKVGEINPKILSLIGEMSDLTNLDNDDNGMNELNNLLSEVKATYPSLLENYKLGIHNQMIPISTTEKWTFGKVGLVIGSRSSYISSSVVNSTISTDINAIMSLKSSQDARVITHSHAKPWEVTLTLLAATSFLDNISPLTSGGGYWKVYEQSSNNILHHVLKMQDGEYITRKKLLDVKYAGELANSERAGQDIVPAIKDLYEIKTLREALE
- the cfbA gene encoding sirohydrochlorin nickelochelatase; the encoded protein is MSEKIGILAIGHGSRLPYNNQVVTEIANMIAEAHPEYVVKAGFMENSEPTVEEALMSFEGTGVTTIAAAPVFLASGIHITKDIPAILKLDPETNEGELELDGNKVKIVYAKPLGSDELIADLIYKRAQEVL
- a CDS encoding metal-dependent transcriptional regulator, yielding MQEITGLELSPKKVEYLKFLLNKGKRVRTTDISSELNVDPSTTTKTINDLSDSGYVDHVPYRGVCLTEKGRDHAEFFVNRHNILSLMLTHYGLSSEEACDEVSRFESFVSKPAIDIICNAMGHPTVSGCGTINHNSCGSRR